Proteins co-encoded in one Oscillatoria salina IIICB1 genomic window:
- a CDS encoding ribonuclease toxin HepT-like protein produces the protein MLQMAVDIPEVRPSVVSQITYEQLNEFRGFRHVVRSLYAYKLDPDQE, from the coding sequence TTGCTTCAAATGGCAGTAGATATTCCTGAAGTGCGTCCGAGTGTGGTTTCTCAAATAACTTACGAGCAGTTAAATGAATTTCGTGGCTTCCGTCACGTAGTTCGCAGTCTCTATGCTTATAAGTTAGATCCTGACCAAGAATAA
- a CDS encoding S-layer homology domain-containing protein — protein MQAKQLRGVTKVTLTILSTVFTCFRVTLPASAQNFSDIRGHWGQVCIEQLAQRQIIKGYPDGTFKPNNVVNRAEFAVATNNAFPDATTVRNPVEFVDIPSNHWAAVKIKNSYQTGFISSYPGGLFRPREEITRSQALAGLASGLNYSPTKSATAILNSAFADANEIREFYREDIAAATEHNLVVIKPGSESFRTQRLNPNELVTRAELATFLCQALIEPSIVSQQYIAKTDRYEAISEKAESGSTKAELIYQKGGELEAGKPLAANIRLQVTRYGSTLLDRPVKALSTEQSRELNLVKLRTVRDLDGNGEPEIVVDLFAPNPQQNCCNISLIYDYQSERSRYTASEHSWFDGDYKIQDVDKNNVPEFHAINQVWEKLVGKDLTAAYPLLILQYRQGKLENVTREYPDSVYNDAYRLWREYQQAKASNKNFAPIFLYGYMANKYLLGQEEDGWERVRQVYQGEDKEQFITRIQDFLATNGYLEN, from the coding sequence ATGCAAGCAAAGCAATTGAGAGGGGTAACGAAAGTAACGCTGACTATTTTATCCACAGTGTTTACTTGTTTTCGAGTAACTTTACCAGCATCAGCACAAAACTTTAGCGACATTCGGGGTCACTGGGGACAAGTTTGCATCGAACAGTTAGCCCAGCGACAAATTATTAAAGGTTATCCTGATGGAACTTTTAAACCTAATAATGTCGTGAATCGGGCTGAATTTGCTGTCGCGACAAACAATGCTTTCCCTGATGCTACCACAGTACGCAATCCAGTAGAATTTGTTGATATTCCTTCTAACCATTGGGCGGCGGTTAAGATTAAAAATTCTTATCAAACAGGGTTTATTTCTAGCTATCCAGGTGGCTTATTTCGACCGAGAGAAGAAATTACGCGATCGCAAGCTTTAGCAGGTTTAGCCAGTGGCTTAAATTATTCTCCCACGAAATCTGCTACAGCAATCCTAAATTCTGCCTTCGCTGATGCTAATGAAATTCGCGAATTCTATCGCGAAGATATTGCTGCGGCTACAGAACATAATTTAGTCGTAATTAAACCAGGTTCGGAATCTTTTCGCACCCAACGTCTTAATCCTAACGAATTGGTAACTAGAGCTGAATTAGCTACTTTTTTGTGTCAAGCCTTAATTGAACCTAGCATAGTTTCTCAACAATATATCGCCAAAACTGACCGCTATGAAGCTATTTCTGAAAAAGCCGAATCAGGTAGCACCAAGGCGGAACTTATTTATCAAAAAGGCGGCGAATTAGAAGCTGGTAAACCACTGGCTGCTAATATTCGCTTACAAGTTACTCGCTACGGGAGTACGCTTTTAGATCGACCAGTTAAAGCCCTTTCTACAGAACAAAGTCGCGAACTGAATTTAGTTAAATTACGCACTGTTCGCGATCTAGATGGCAACGGCGAACCAGAAATTGTTGTCGATTTATTTGCGCCAAATCCTCAGCAAAATTGCTGTAATATTTCTTTGATTTATGACTATCAATCTGAACGCAGTCGCTATACAGCTAGCGAACATTCTTGGTTCGATGGTGACTACAAAATTCAAGATGTAGATAAAAATAATGTCCCTGAATTTCACGCTATTAATCAGGTTTGGGAAAAGTTGGTTGGTAAAGATTTAACTGCGGCTTATCCGCTTTTGATTTTGCAGTATCGTCAGGGTAAACTGGAAAATGTTACTCGCGAATATCCAGATTCGGTTTATAATGATGCTTATCGACTTTGGAGAGAATATCAACAAGCAAAAGCAAGTAATAAAAATTTTGCTCCGATTTTTTTATACGGCTATATGGCAAATAAATATTTATTAGGTCAAGAAGAGGATGGTTGGGAAAGAGTAAGACAAGTTTATCAAGGAGAAGATAAAGAACAATTTATCACTCGAATCCAAGATTTTCTCGCAACTAATGGTTATCTTGAAAATTAG
- a CDS encoding thiol-disulfide oxidoreductase DCC family protein, which produces MRYHVIYDGNCNLCVTFTQLLENFDRAQLFDYTPMQNEEMLQKFEISPKDCELGMILIDNEKHDRRWQGAAAAEEIVNLLPAGDLFIAAYRSLPGMKWIGDRAYEQLRDNRYTWFGKRETTYHSPFGCAAKNAPN; this is translated from the coding sequence ATGAGATATCACGTTATTTATGATGGTAACTGCAACCTTTGCGTAACTTTTACGCAACTCTTAGAAAACTTCGATCGCGCTCAGCTATTCGATTACACGCCGATGCAAAACGAAGAAATGTTGCAAAAGTTCGAGATTAGTCCCAAAGATTGCGAACTAGGGATGATTTTGATCGATAATGAAAAACACGATCGTCGCTGGCAAGGTGCAGCAGCAGCCGAGGAAATAGTAAATTTGTTACCTGCGGGGGATTTATTCATTGCCGCTTATCGATCGCTACCAGGAATGAAATGGATCGGCGATCGCGCTTACGAACAACTACGCGATAACCGTTACACTTGGTTTGGGAAAAGGGAGACAACGTATCATTCTCCTTTTGGGTGCGCTGCTAAGAACGCACCCAATTAA
- a CDS encoding alpha/beta fold hydrolase, protein MSTTENSIAVGSLKWFYREAQPQQEYEQPPVVFLHGIPGHSFTWCEIMPKLAEKGMRSLAPDWLGFGFSDKPDRREFKYTPDAYVEGLTAFLSALEIESCFLVVQGFLASAGLQYALRNPEAIARLVILNTPIDKTAKLPWKMKQWGLPFAGDMLTQDPLLVDRTLESGSGFQISDRDLAVFRKPFLQSSGAGRSLKMAIENLKLSSAMTEIESGLPNWEKPTLIVWGMADPWLDSDAAENLAQNNSNIELIKLAEAKHYPQEHWQEEITSYLLTFLRRQT, encoded by the coding sequence GTGTCTACGACGGAAAACTCGATCGCAGTTGGTTCGCTGAAGTGGTTTTATCGGGAAGCGCAACCGCAGCAGGAATATGAACAACCACCAGTGGTATTTTTGCATGGGATACCGGGTCATAGTTTTACCTGGTGCGAGATTATGCCTAAGTTAGCAGAAAAAGGAATGCGATCGCTCGCACCCGACTGGCTTGGTTTTGGTTTCTCGGACAAACCCGATCGACGTGAGTTTAAATATACCCCAGATGCTTATGTAGAAGGATTGACAGCTTTTCTCTCGGCTTTAGAAATCGAGTCATGTTTCTTGGTGGTGCAAGGATTTTTAGCTTCGGCTGGTTTACAATATGCCTTGAGAAATCCGGAGGCGATCGCGCGTTTGGTCATTTTAAATACACCGATTGACAAAACTGCTAAATTACCTTGGAAAATGAAACAGTGGGGTTTGCCGTTTGCGGGAGATATGTTAACCCAAGACCCATTGTTAGTAGATCGAACCCTCGAAAGTGGTAGTGGTTTCCAGATTTCCGATCGAGATTTAGCCGTTTTCCGTAAACCATTTTTACAGAGTTCTGGTGCAGGGCGATCGCTAAAAATGGCGATCGAAAACCTGAAACTGTCCTCAGCAATGACAGAAATCGAATCAGGATTACCCAATTGGGAAAAACCCACCTTAATTGTTTGGGGAATGGCAGATCCTTGGCTAGACAGCGATGCAGCCGAAAATCTTGCCCAAAACAACTCGAATATAGAATTAATCAAACTAGCAGAAGCCAAACACTATCCCCAAGAACATTGGCAAGAAGAGATTACCAGTTATTTGCTCACTTTTCTGCGTCGCCAAACTTAG
- a CDS encoding WD40 domain-containing protein: MTIIAIDFGTTNTVVSCLDSGEETTKTLNLTEISRQCTSQNGEVNVVPSVVFIRDSETKLVGEAVRKQNLGKDAPERLFHGFKKDLAAEYRPPAREIEGETYTTEAIAEFFLLQIWQKVLAQNITPSQVILTAPIATFPRYLNWLQNLGEQLNLPTQIIDEATAAAYGYKVTNPGSIVLVVDFGATSLDLSLVNIVAASPGQKVLKSELLAHTEAFLGGVDIDRAIAENHLQKIGSSRTSTRQNDWQNLLIAAEQIKIQLATNPEAKIDEIELNQREFAAILHSNSILPQIENAIAEILASALGKGISQEQINQVLLVGGSCQIPPIQQLFINKFGQEKIKADLSLVAVVKGALELGKIIGTKNYLQHSYAIRLWNPETENYFYQTLLAKGTSYPTEKPQTITLQAAQNNQREIRLEIGELRNVAAVEVTYNSQGQITSNELPQQTEFNLLSKETNQACVIDLNPNAQTGIDRLKLDVEINPQGNLLLTIRDLLTKQILLGRVTMVANPNPPTMMNGIPTNGASLGGLAGTKKRLGIETTEAEETEPANSPAVIDWSLLSCRYNLTGHSKKITSLAITPDGQILASGSGDKTIRLWHLATGRWWRTLTSHTATVTSLKISPDGKLLASGSQDKTVRLWYLRNGECLRIYQDYREPIFAVEFNSNGQLLLTGGWETNITIRELFGRNLPQKIPAHQGGVTAIVGSPNEESFVSCGENKIKLWSLSTRELIHTFTSDNALISCLAISPNGQLLAAGGNNLKLWHLGTGELIHTLAGSSVGVASVSFSPDGQILASGVYGKIDLWDVSSGELVRSLSGHSGEVAAVTFQGNKLVSGDGDGIIKVWSVGDSSD; encoded by the coding sequence ATGACTATTATAGCTATTGATTTCGGTACTACTAATACAGTTGTTTCTTGTTTAGACTCTGGAGAAGAAACTACAAAAACGCTCAATTTAACCGAAATTTCTCGTCAATGTACTAGCCAAAATGGTGAAGTAAATGTCGTGCCTTCTGTGGTATTTATTCGCGATTCTGAGACGAAGTTAGTTGGTGAGGCTGTTCGCAAACAAAATTTGGGTAAAGACGCGCCAGAACGACTATTTCATGGCTTTAAAAAGGATTTAGCCGCCGAATACAGACCCCCAGCTAGGGAAATCGAGGGGGAAACTTATACGACTGAAGCGATCGCGGAATTTTTCCTCTTACAAATTTGGCAAAAAGTCTTAGCACAAAATATTACACCTAGTCAAGTAATTTTGACTGCACCAATTGCCACTTTTCCACGTTATCTTAACTGGTTGCAAAACTTAGGAGAACAATTAAATCTCCCGACGCAAATAATTGACGAAGCGACCGCAGCCGCTTATGGTTACAAAGTAACTAATCCTGGTTCAATTGTGTTAGTAGTAGATTTTGGTGCTACTAGTTTAGATTTAAGCTTGGTGAATATTGTTGCAGCTTCCCCAGGACAAAAAGTCTTAAAATCCGAACTTCTCGCTCATACAGAAGCTTTCTTAGGTGGAGTGGATATCGATCGCGCGATCGCGGAAAACCATCTGCAAAAAATTGGTTCCTCGCGAACTTCCACCCGACAAAACGATTGGCAAAATTTACTCATAGCAGCCGAACAAATCAAAATCCAACTTGCTACCAACCCTGAAGCCAAGATCGACGAGATCGAGTTAAATCAGCGAGAGTTTGCCGCAATTTTACACTCCAATTCAATTTTACCACAAATCGAAAACGCGATCGCCGAAATTTTAGCTTCCGCCCTCGGCAAAGGTATTAGTCAAGAACAAATCAACCAAGTCTTATTAGTAGGCGGTAGCTGTCAAATTCCACCCATACAACAATTATTTATTAATAAATTTGGACAAGAAAAAATTAAAGCAGATTTGTCTCTTGTAGCCGTAGTCAAAGGCGCACTAGAATTAGGAAAAATTATTGGTACAAAAAATTATCTTCAACACAGTTATGCAATTCGCCTTTGGAACCCCGAAACAGAAAATTATTTTTATCAAACTTTATTAGCCAAAGGGACTTCCTACCCAACCGAAAAACCGCAAACAATTACGTTACAAGCTGCCCAAAATAACCAAAGAGAAATTAGATTAGAAATAGGAGAACTCAGAAACGTCGCCGCAGTCGAAGTCACTTATAACTCTCAAGGTCAAATTACCAGCAACGAACTCCCCCAACAAACTGAATTTAACTTACTCTCAAAAGAGACAAACCAAGCTTGTGTTATCGACCTAAATCCTAACGCACAAACAGGAATAGATCGCCTTAAATTGGATGTAGAAATCAATCCTCAAGGAAATTTATTACTCACAATTCGCGACTTGCTAACCAAGCAAATCTTACTCGGAAGAGTAACAATGGTAGCTAATCCTAATCCCCCCACAATGATGAATGGAATCCCTACAAATGGTGCAAGTTTAGGTGGATTAGCAGGAACTAAAAAACGGCTGGGAATTGAAACTACCGAAGCAGAAGAAACAGAACCAGCAAATTCCCCAGCAGTGATAGATTGGAGTTTATTATCATGTCGCTACAATCTCACTGGACATAGTAAGAAAATCACCTCTTTAGCAATTACTCCCGACGGACAAATTTTAGCTAGTGGAAGTGGCGATAAAACGATTCGTTTGTGGCATTTAGCCACCGGAAGATGGTGGCGAACTCTTACCAGTCATACAGCTACAGTTACATCTTTAAAAATTAGTCCTGATGGGAAACTTCTAGCGAGCGGCAGTCAAGATAAAACCGTGCGTTTGTGGTACTTACGCAATGGCGAATGTTTGCGAATTTATCAAGATTATCGCGAACCCATTTTTGCGGTTGAATTTAATAGTAATGGACAATTACTTTTGACGGGAGGCTGGGAAACAAATATTACTATCCGAGAATTATTTGGCAGAAATTTACCGCAAAAAATTCCCGCCCATCAAGGCGGAGTTACGGCAATTGTTGGTAGCCCAAACGAAGAAAGTTTTGTTAGTTGTGGCGAAAATAAAATTAAATTGTGGAGTTTGTCAACAAGAGAATTAATTCATACATTTACTAGCGACAACGCTTTAATTTCTTGTCTGGCAATTAGCCCTAATGGACAGTTACTTGCTGCGGGCGGAAATAACCTAAAATTGTGGCATTTAGGAACGGGAGAGTTAATTCATACTTTAGCTGGTAGTTCCGTTGGAGTTGCTTCAGTTAGTTTTAGTCCCGACGGACAAATCTTAGCTAGCGGAGTTTATGGTAAAATTGACTTATGGGATGTAAGTTCTGGGGAATTAGTGCGGAGTTTGAGCGGACATTCGGGTGAAGTTGCGGCTGTTACTTTTCAGGGAAATAAGTTAGTTAGTGGCGATGGAGATGGGATTATTAAAGTTTGGTCAGTTGGTGATAGTAGCGATTGA